From a region of the Candidatus Eremiobacterota bacterium genome:
- a CDS encoding serine/threonine-protein kinase → MMKLVKGSLVNERYEVDSPIKSGGMGAVYKAFDTHFRRREVALKEMLQEFSSQETFELVKKKFEEEANILVILNHRGIPRVIDYFTVSGVCYIVMDFIEGTNLEKLVDEYLSLTGKPVPEYLAAEYAVQICEVLHYLHSHKPNPIIHRDVKPGNIILHKKSREVFLVDFGLARGIDSQSLSTKTLVGTVGYAPLEQFKGKPDTRSDIYGLGATMHHLISGKRPAPLAIEPLESVYPQANSRLAAIVDRAIAENPDDRFQTVLDFKDALVEVLPALRKMEADDAEKAPRNEENGVPTKVAAEKRMEPALRHDGRTYADDSIDERVRPAGSKEAAVGTSGWWTARNYLAAGALLLVLLLAAFLVKLTAGHGGVAGKKDRAMYTLFDALDREMAADLWDFLGEYGEVQNDERGLVLLVPKSEGAGMGYHRSAFVFAASREALTPGEITFKLRFSEQKAGTFIFFWGSEEGPSLGVELIDTRGIEEAGKYSARFVHYEKGLSFEELRKAAKDQLLTGMGFNPAEGPDSKGSYPSDKVLKDAMRWKISFRGERPEAVFLLNDDRLCALDLPPGLEKIRYFGMMLDRDEAFPSSRAEARELRISPR, encoded by the coding sequence ATGATGAAACTGGTAAAAGGCTCTCTTGTGAACGAGCGGTACGAGGTCGATTCCCCCATCAAGTCAGGGGGGATGGGCGCTGTGTACAAGGCATTTGACACGCATTTCCGGCGCCGCGAGGTGGCACTCAAGGAGATGCTCCAGGAGTTTTCCTCCCAGGAGACCTTTGAGCTGGTGAAAAAGAAATTCGAGGAAGAGGCCAACATCCTTGTGATACTGAATCACCGTGGTATCCCAAGGGTGATAGATTATTTCACCGTGAGCGGCGTATGCTATATCGTGATGGATTTCATCGAGGGAACAAACCTGGAAAAGCTTGTCGATGAATACCTCAGCCTCACTGGAAAGCCTGTGCCCGAATACCTTGCAGCTGAATACGCCGTGCAGATATGCGAGGTCCTTCACTACCTCCACAGCCACAAGCCCAATCCCATCATCCACAGGGATGTCAAGCCCGGAAACATCATACTCCACAAGAAGTCCAGGGAGGTGTTCCTGGTGGATTTCGGCCTCGCAAGGGGTATTGACAGCCAGTCCCTGAGCACCAAGACGCTTGTGGGCACCGTGGGCTATGCCCCCCTGGAGCAGTTCAAGGGAAAGCCCGATACAAGATCCGATATTTACGGCCTGGGCGCAACGATGCACCATCTTATTTCAGGGAAACGGCCGGCGCCTTTGGCCATTGAGCCTCTTGAATCGGTTTATCCCCAGGCCAACAGCAGGCTCGCAGCGATAGTGGACAGGGCCATCGCGGAAAATCCCGACGACCGCTTCCAGACAGTGCTCGACTTCAAGGATGCCCTCGTGGAGGTGCTGCCGGCCCTCAGGAAGATGGAAGCCGATGACGCGGAAAAGGCGCCCCGAAATGAGGAAAACGGGGTTCCCACAAAGGTCGCCGCCGAAAAGAGAATGGAGCCTGCCCTCCGCCATGATGGCAGGACTTACGCCGATGATTCTATTGATGAGCGCGTCCGGCCTGCCGGGAGTAAGGAAGCTGCGGTTGGAACGTCGGGATGGTGGACTGCCAGGAATTATCTCGCGGCCGGCGCTCTGCTGCTTGTGCTTCTCCTGGCGGCGTTCCTGGTGAAATTGACGGCGGGGCATGGGGGAGTGGCCGGGAAAAAGGATCGCGCCATGTACACCCTCTTCGATGCCCTTGATAGAGAGATGGCAGCAGACCTCTGGGATTTTCTCGGCGAATACGGTGAAGTGCAGAATGACGAGAGGGGCTTGGTGCTCCTGGTCCCGAAAAGCGAGGGGGCGGGGATGGGCTATCACCGCTCAGCCTTTGTCTTTGCCGCTTCCCGGGAAGCTCTCACTCCCGGAGAAATCACCTTCAAACTGCGGTTTAGCGAGCAGAAGGCCGGCACCTTCATCTTTTTCTGGGGCTCCGAAGAGGGCCCCTCTCTGGGCGTTGAGCTCATCGATACCAGGGGCATTGAGGAAGCGGGGAAATACTCCGCCAGGTTTGTGCACTATGAAAAGGGCCTCTCCTTTGAAGAGCTCCGCAAAGCCGCGAAGGATCAGCTCCTCACCGGAATGGGCTTCAACCCGGCGGAAGGTCCTGACAGCAAAGGATCCTATCCCTCTGATAAGGTTCTCAAAGATGCCATGAGGTGGAAAATCAGCTTCCGCGGCGAAAGACCCGAAGCGGTATTTCTCCTGAACGATGACCGGCTGTGCGCCCTTGATCTCCCGCCGGGTCTTGAAAAAATACGCTATTTCGGCATGATGCTCGATAGAGACGAGGCCTTTCCCTCATCGCGGGCGGAAGCGCGGGAACTCAGGATATCGCCGAGGTGA
- the ruvC gene encoding crossover junction endodeoxyribonuclease RuvC, which yields MVILGIDPGTARTGYGVISSKNGTIEAVAYGCIKTDKDTPREQRLAILHRALLEVIEEQRPDVMAQELLFFNKNTKTALLVGEARGVILLAAAQSSLPVKEYTPLQVKGSLAGYGRASKSDVKEVVKLHLGLEKIKGSDDVADALATALCHLFHLETGDIR from the coding sequence ATGGTGATTCTCGGCATTGATCCCGGCACAGCCCGTACGGGCTACGGTGTCATTTCATCAAAGAATGGCACTATCGAGGCAGTCGCGTACGGATGCATCAAGACCGACAAGGACACCCCGAGGGAGCAGCGCCTTGCCATTCTCCACCGCGCTCTCCTCGAGGTTATCGAGGAGCAGAGGCCCGACGTGATGGCCCAGGAGCTCCTTTTCTTCAATAAGAATACGAAAACCGCCCTCCTGGTAGGCGAAGCCCGGGGAGTGATCCTCCTTGCGGCGGCCCAGAGCTCGCTCCCCGTAAAGGAATATACTCCTCTCCAGGTAAAGGGCAGCCTCGCGGGCTATGGAAGGGCTTCGAAGAGCGACGTGAAGGAAGTCGTGAAACTTCACCTCGGCCTGGAGAAAATCAAGGGCTCCGACGACGTGGCCGATGCCCTTGCCACGGCGCTCTGCCATCTTTTCCATCTCGAGACGGGAGATATCAGATGA
- a CDS encoding tetratricopeptide repeat protein, which produces MKNTFIKESPKIIRIFPQLKERRLENHLARGRQLQEKGMLDEAMKEWQSAVSIDRQNVEGHLELGIAYIDKGKYEKARKHLQNVIKHDPLSLEVYYYLGLSHFQQEEYEKALQTWKKALSLSPDDLELNLSLAEAYVEMEKYGEALRQLDRILKLRPHHVEALNLRALIFFYLGEFHQAVEVLKWCLKINPTYARTHINLGLVYMYQGWLDIAITELRKAIRISPTSPEALFNLGYALARRGERQQAVTILRSAFSLEPRMEETPILLANILMECGELKEAEQLLSHALSVNSKSVEALVSLGNLHLRKRETAQAIKRFREALKIDPDSLYIRLNIGNTYFQAGQYVRALREVYRVLEIDSLNADAYIILGDIYYARGMREKAEEAWKKALDICPNELEARRRLHSNSP; this is translated from the coding sequence ATGAAAAACACTTTTATCAAGGAATCTCCGAAAATCATAAGGATCTTCCCCCAGCTGAAAGAGCGGAGGCTGGAGAATCATCTTGCCAGGGGACGGCAGCTCCAGGAAAAGGGGATGCTCGACGAAGCCATGAAAGAGTGGCAGAGCGCCGTATCCATTGACAGGCAGAACGTGGAAGGGCACCTTGAGCTGGGCATTGCCTACATAGACAAGGGAAAATACGAGAAAGCCCGCAAGCACCTGCAGAATGTCATAAAGCACGATCCCCTCTCTCTGGAGGTTTACTATTACCTGGGCCTCTCGCACTTCCAGCAGGAGGAGTATGAAAAAGCCCTCCAGACCTGGAAAAAAGCCCTGAGCCTCTCGCCCGACGACCTGGAGCTGAACCTGAGCCTTGCCGAGGCTTATGTCGAAATGGAAAAATACGGGGAAGCCCTCAGGCAGCTCGACAGGATTCTGAAGCTGAGACCCCACCATGTGGAAGCCCTCAACCTGCGGGCCCTCATCTTCTTTTACCTTGGCGAGTTCCACCAGGCTGTGGAAGTCCTCAAGTGGTGCCTGAAAATCAACCCGACCTATGCCCGGACCCATATCAACCTGGGGCTTGTTTACATGTACCAGGGCTGGCTTGACATTGCCATCACCGAGCTGAGAAAGGCCATCAGGATCTCGCCGACCTCTCCCGAGGCCCTCTTCAACCTGGGATATGCCCTGGCCAGGCGGGGCGAAAGGCAGCAGGCCGTCACCATACTCAGAAGCGCTTTCTCGCTTGAGCCCAGGATGGAGGAGACTCCCATACTTCTCGCCAACATCCTGATGGAGTGCGGGGAATTGAAGGAGGCCGAGCAGCTGCTTTCCCATGCCCTCTCGGTCAATTCCAAGTCCGTTGAAGCCCTCGTGAGCCTGGGAAACCTCCACCTCAGGAAAAGGGAGACAGCCCAGGCCATAAAGAGGTTCCGTGAGGCCCTCAAGATCGATCCCGACTCGCTTTACATAAGGCTCAACATCGGCAACACCTATTTCCAGGCAGGGCAGTATGTACGGGCTCTCCGCGAAGTTTACAGGGTCCTGGAGATCGACTCCCTCAATGCCGATGCCTATATCATCCTGGGAGACATCTACTATGCAAGAGGGATGCGTGAGAAGGCCGAGGAAGCCTGGAAAAAGGCCCTGGACATCTGCCCCAACGAGCTCGAAGCAAGAAGGCGCTTGCACAGCAACTCTCCGTAA
- a CDS encoding radical SAM protein: protein MISWNTTAACNLSCRHCYRDAGSKGSRELTTGEGFKLLDQIAALGFRLMILSGGEPLMREDIFELVSHAAGLGLRTVLGTNGTLITEDTARHLRAAGLSRVGISIDSCNERDHDAFRQHEGAFREALAGIESCRAAGLPFQIHTTVRDENRREAGGLTDMAVSLGAKAHHIFFLVPVGRAASMEEEQLKVRDHEKLLSAIVDKAKECPIELKPTCAPTFMRIAKEKGLATRFTRGCLAGLSYCVILPEGDVHPCPYLPLSAGNVRERTLSEIWNSSEVMRTLRMEEYKGRCGSCSSKELCGGCRARAYFAAGGDYMASDPWCLKKRDMGPEKKDNLPAEGENNDPGPGAL, encoded by the coding sequence ATGATCTCCTGGAACACTACGGCGGCCTGCAACCTCTCGTGCCGCCACTGTTACCGTGATGCAGGCAGCAAGGGCTCCCGGGAGCTCACTACCGGAGAGGGATTCAAGCTTCTTGACCAGATCGCCGCCCTGGGGTTCAGGCTCATGATCCTGAGCGGAGGCGAGCCTCTGATGCGAGAAGATATTTTCGAGCTGGTGAGCCATGCCGCGGGGCTCGGCCTCAGGACCGTGCTGGGGACTAACGGCACCCTCATTACGGAAGACACGGCGAGGCACCTCAGGGCGGCGGGCCTTTCCAGGGTAGGTATCAGTATTGACAGCTGCAATGAAAGGGATCACGATGCATTCAGGCAGCATGAGGGCGCCTTTCGGGAGGCACTTGCCGGAATTGAGAGCTGCCGCGCAGCGGGCCTCCCCTTTCAGATTCACACCACGGTGAGAGATGAGAACCGCCGGGAGGCAGGCGGCCTGACCGATATGGCAGTGAGCCTCGGGGCAAAAGCCCACCATATTTTCTTCCTTGTCCCTGTGGGGCGGGCGGCATCAATGGAGGAAGAGCAGCTCAAGGTGCGAGACCATGAGAAGCTTCTCTCCGCAATCGTGGACAAGGCGAAGGAATGCCCCATCGAGCTCAAGCCCACCTGTGCCCCCACTTTCATGAGGATAGCAAAGGAGAAAGGCCTCGCCACCAGGTTCACAAGGGGCTGCCTGGCAGGGCTGTCTTACTGCGTGATCCTTCCCGAGGGGGACGTGCATCCCTGCCCCTATCTCCCCCTCTCGGCGGGAAACGTGAGGGAGCGCACACTTTCCGAGATATGGAACAGCTCGGAAGTGATGAGAACCCTTCGCATGGAGGAATACAAAGGGCGGTGCGGCTCGTGTTCATCAAAGGAGCTCTGCGGAGGCTGCAGGGCAAGGGCATATTTCGCGGCGGGCGGGGATTACATGGCAAGCGATCCCTGGTGCCTGAAGAAAAGGGACATGGGGCCGGAGAAGAAGGATAATCTCCCCGCTGAGGGAGAAAATAATGATCCAGGCCCCGGAGCTCTCTGA
- a CDS encoding site-2 protease family protein — MEERLFRIIFGIPSIIIAITVHEFFHAWTAFRCGDPTSKYENRVTLNPLAHFDPIGGGLLLLTLIVMPFTFGWGKPPNVKPEYMKNPRTDVVLVALAGPLASFALAGGSGFLLKAGIVGYGTLPGLFLSYFTMVNLGLGLFNLLPVPPLDGWKILQGILPYSLTRHMDAVERNDPRVLMVVLVIVAFAAGPLIQVPYNLLYSLFTGQ, encoded by the coding sequence GTGGAGGAGAGGCTTTTTCGCATCATCTTCGGAATCCCCTCCATTATCATTGCCATTACGGTCCACGAGTTCTTCCATGCCTGGACCGCCTTCCGGTGCGGCGATCCCACGTCCAAGTACGAAAACAGGGTAACCCTCAACCCCCTGGCGCACTTCGATCCCATCGGCGGAGGCCTTCTTCTGCTCACCCTTATCGTGATGCCTTTCACCTTCGGGTGGGGAAAGCCTCCCAACGTGAAACCGGAATACATGAAGAACCCCAGGACCGACGTGGTTCTTGTGGCGCTGGCAGGACCTCTCGCAAGCTTTGCCCTTGCAGGGGGCTCAGGCTTTCTGCTCAAAGCGGGGATTGTGGGTTACGGCACCCTGCCCGGCCTTTTTCTCTCCTATTTCACCATGGTGAACCTGGGGCTGGGGCTCTTCAACCTTCTCCCCGTGCCGCCCCTTGACGGCTGGAAGATACTGCAGGGCATCCTTCCTTATTCGCTGACGCGGCATATGGATGCCGTAGAGAGAAATGATCCCCGTGTGCTTATGGTGGTCCTCGTGATAGTGGCTTTTGCCGCGGGACCTCTCATTCAGGTGCCATACAATCTCCTTTACAGCCTTTTCACAGGCCAGTAA
- the ruvA gene encoding Holliday junction branch migration protein RuvA has translation MIAHLNGIIDSIKNGTVVMDVSGVGFAVTVPVRPLGLPVAAGQKARIFTWLHSSEERLELFGFFTEDERELFLLLLAVKNIGPRMAMAMLSSVEAPELAHAILSGDLALLKKIPKVGPKIAERVIFELKDKGELIALAGIGKPRGGGGAEDVVAALVDLGLTGAEARKAVGKVLKKAGKKSMDSEELLARSLEILGRNE, from the coding sequence ATGATAGCTCATCTCAACGGTATCATTGATTCCATAAAAAACGGCACCGTCGTCATGGATGTGAGCGGCGTGGGCTTCGCGGTGACAGTGCCCGTGAGGCCCCTTGGGCTCCCCGTTGCCGCGGGGCAGAAGGCCAGGATCTTTACGTGGCTCCATTCTTCAGAGGAGCGGCTTGAGCTCTTCGGCTTCTTTACAGAGGATGAACGGGAGCTCTTCCTGCTGCTCCTCGCGGTGAAAAATATCGGCCCCCGGATGGCTATGGCGATGCTCTCCTCGGTGGAGGCCCCCGAACTGGCCCACGCCATCCTCAGCGGTGACCTGGCACTCCTTAAGAAGATTCCCAAGGTGGGACCCAAGATTGCCGAGCGCGTCATCTTTGAGCTGAAAGACAAGGGGGAGCTCATTGCCCTGGCAGGTATCGGGAAGCCCCGCGGGGGGGGAGGCGCCGAAGACGTCGTGGCGGCCCTGGTGGACCTGGGCCTCACAGGCGCCGAGGCGAGGAAGGCCGTCGGCAAGGTCCTGAAAAAGGCGGGGAAGAAATCCATGGACTCTGAGGAGCTCCTGGCCCGGTCACTCGAAATCCTCGGGAGGAATGAATGA
- the rimO gene encoding 30S ribosomal protein S12 methylthiotransferase RimO, which translates to MKFYLVSLGCAKNLVDSEVIIHHLEKAGHEWVTGEDLADAVIITTCCFIESAKTESVETILEFTRKKKRYSYRVFVGGCLPSRYGRDLLSLIPEVDGWFGIEEVTRVSELIEKPIEEGPAILVSPPGSTFTPYQGRRQVTPSHWAYLKIADGCDHQCSFCVIPSIRGPYRSRHIEALAAEASVLAAAGVRELVLVAQDTGLYGKDLYGRQRLPELLVRLEEIEGLRWIRLLYINPHSLGDELICFMESSVKMVRYLDIPFQHASREVLKRMRRPGGRDEFLALIEGLRGRVPGLALRSTFITGFPGETQQDFQELLDFLRDARLARAGFFSYSREEGSRAYSYEDNVPGREKERRHDAAMRLQRKIAGEVNYERLGKTVAVMIEKKREQQDTAFLKGITAELGNPNRGKLMLHDIAFIGRSEWDSPDVDGVVLLKTKEHSEGPVPSPGDIVEAGIEAVSAYDALGTIK; encoded by the coding sequence ATGAAATTCTACCTCGTAAGCCTTGGATGCGCCAAGAACCTTGTGGATTCCGAGGTCATCATACACCACCTCGAGAAGGCCGGCCACGAGTGGGTCACAGGCGAAGACCTTGCTGATGCCGTGATCATCACCACCTGCTGCTTCATAGAATCGGCAAAGACAGAGTCGGTAGAGACCATCCTTGAATTCACAAGGAAGAAGAAGCGCTATTCCTACAGGGTTTTCGTGGGGGGGTGCCTCCCCTCCCGCTACGGCAGAGATCTCCTCTCCCTTATCCCCGAAGTTGACGGATGGTTCGGCATTGAGGAGGTCACCAGGGTAAGCGAGCTCATTGAAAAGCCCATTGAAGAGGGGCCTGCAATCCTCGTGAGCCCTCCCGGCAGCACCTTTACTCCCTACCAGGGAAGGAGGCAGGTGACGCCCTCTCACTGGGCGTACCTCAAGATTGCCGATGGCTGCGATCACCAGTGCTCCTTCTGCGTGATCCCCTCCATAAGGGGGCCCTACCGGAGCAGGCACATTGAAGCCCTTGCTGCTGAGGCATCGGTGCTTGCGGCCGCCGGGGTAAGGGAGCTCGTGCTTGTGGCACAGGATACAGGGCTCTATGGCAAGGACCTTTACGGGAGGCAGAGGCTCCCGGAGCTTCTTGTACGCCTTGAGGAAATAGAGGGTCTCCGGTGGATAAGGCTTCTCTATATCAACCCTCATTCCCTCGGCGATGAGCTCATCTGCTTCATGGAATCCTCGGTGAAAATGGTAAGATACCTCGACATCCCCTTCCAGCACGCGAGCAGGGAGGTCCTGAAAAGGATGAGAAGACCCGGGGGAAGGGATGAGTTCCTTGCCCTGATAGAAGGCCTGCGGGGCAGGGTGCCGGGCCTGGCCCTCCGCTCCACGTTCATCACCGGCTTTCCCGGCGAGACTCAGCAGGACTTCCAGGAGCTCCTGGATTTCCTGAGAGATGCCCGTCTTGCCAGGGCGGGCTTTTTTTCTTACTCCCGGGAGGAGGGCTCCCGCGCTTACTCCTATGAGGACAATGTCCCCGGCAGGGAAAAGGAGAGGCGCCACGATGCGGCGATGAGGCTTCAAAGGAAGATTGCAGGGGAAGTGAACTATGAGAGGCTTGGCAAAACGGTGGCCGTGATGATCGAAAAAAAGAGGGAACAGCAAGACACGGCATTTTTAAAAGGAATTACGGCAGAATTGGGGAATCCTAATAGGGGAAAACTCATGCTCCATGACATAGCCTTTATCGGCAGGTCAGAGTGGGACAGCCCCGACGTCGATGGCGTGGTGCTCCTGAAAACGAAGGAGCACAGCGAAGGCCCGGTGCCGTCTCCGGGAGACATAGTGGAGGCAGGAATAGAGGCCGTGTCGGCCTATGACGCCCTGGGGACTATAAAGTGA
- a CDS encoding YebC/PmpR family DNA-binding transcriptional regulator: MSGHSKWHNIKIKKGKMDSLRGKLFTKVSKEIHMAVREGGPDPDNNFRLKVAIGRARDVNMPADSIKRTIEKASGSGSTDYEEFIYEGYGPAGVALIMEIATDNRNRSAAEVRRIFTKNGGSLGETGCVAWMFLKKGLIVISGGAVDEDTLMTVALEAGAEDLQNTDDGFEIVTELAALSAVRAALDDKKIAYESAEITWIPQNTVQVKEDDAANVLRLMEELEELDDVQQVYANFDIPREIMDKLGA; this comes from the coding sequence ATGTCGGGTCATTCAAAATGGCACAATATCAAGATAAAGAAGGGGAAGATGGATTCACTCCGCGGAAAGCTTTTCACCAAGGTCTCCAAGGAGATCCATATGGCCGTGAGAGAAGGAGGCCCCGATCCCGATAACAATTTCCGCCTCAAGGTGGCAATCGGCAGGGCCAGGGACGTGAACATGCCCGCCGACAGCATCAAGCGCACCATAGAGAAAGCCTCAGGGTCAGGCTCAACGGACTACGAGGAGTTCATTTACGAGGGCTACGGCCCTGCAGGCGTGGCCCTCATCATGGAGATCGCCACCGACAACAGGAACAGGTCGGCGGCCGAAGTGAGGCGTATCTTTACAAAGAACGGCGGCAGCCTTGGCGAGACAGGGTGCGTGGCCTGGATGTTCCTGAAGAAGGGCCTTATTGTCATAAGCGGCGGAGCCGTTGACGAGGACACGCTTATGACCGTAGCTCTTGAAGCCGGCGCCGAAGACCTCCAGAATACCGACGACGGCTTCGAGATAGTGACGGAACTGGCCGCTCTGAGCGCAGTCCGCGCTGCCCTCGACGATAAGAAGATTGCCTACGAGTCGGCGGAAATCACGTGGATCCCTCAGAACACCGTGCAGGTGAAGGAAGATGATGCCGCGAATGTGCTGAGGCTCATGGAGGAGCTCGAAGAGCTCGATGATGTGCAGCAGGTGTATGCGAATTTTGACATCCCCAGAGAAATAATGGATAAGCTTGGAGCCTGA
- a CDS encoding prepilin-type N-terminal cleavage/methylation domain-containing protein: MKKRKGFSLIELLMVMVIIVMLVTIFLTFLEMRHRTVVKAAVVVFIENVNACKKIALMSPKKRAGVIFRPAKGPYTSYTISSDIQPPRLFKLPAGVRITDSNNIARADVIRVSESGDLIDEFGQEVKVPDPGILIFSSAETDKTYRVKFSLSRGQISFD; the protein is encoded by the coding sequence ATGAAAAAAAGAAAAGGATTCTCCCTCATCGAGCTTCTCATGGTGATGGTCATCATCGTGATGCTTGTCACTATCTTTCTCACTTTTCTTGAGATGCGCCACAGGACGGTGGTAAAGGCAGCCGTCGTGGTGTTCATAGAGAACGTGAATGCCTGCAAGAAAATTGCCCTCATGTCGCCCAAGAAGAGGGCAGGAGTGATTTTCCGGCCCGCAAAAGGCCCCTACACGTCCTATACCATCTCCTCCGACATTCAGCCTCCCAGGCTTTTCAAGCTTCCTGCAGGCGTCAGGATCACCGACTCCAACAACATAGCGAGAGCTGATGTAATAAGGGTTTCCGAGTCAGGGGATCTCATCGACGAATTCGGGCAGGAGGTGAAGGTACCCGACCCCGGCATCCTGATCTTTTCAAGCGCCGAGACAGACAAGACTTACAGGGTGAAGTTTTCCCTCAGCCGGGGGCAGATATCCTTCGACTGA
- the asnS gene encoding asparagine--tRNA ligase: MVRISAIGAHEGAVVTIKGWLYKKRSSGKIVFLQIRDGSGTIQAVAVKSELPGEAFEKALKATQESSLVVTGSVRQDARAPGGYEMTVTDVELIQVAEDYPITPKEHGVDFLMDNRHLWLRSSKQQAIMRIRNEIVRACEDYLQGDGFIRIDTPILTPAACEGTTTLFETDYFDKKAYLSQSGQLYNEANCMAFGKVYCYGPTFRAEKSKTRRHLMEFWMLEPEMAYADLDEDMRVEEEMLSYVVARVLERRRQDLETLERNTSALENVKAPFPRVHYEEAIKLLKSEGVELPWGEDLGAEHETVLSKKFDRPFFVHRYPVKCKAFYMKPDPGRPDLALCVDMLAPEGYGEITGGGQRIDDYGLLRQRIEEHGLPIEAYQWYLDLRKYGSVPHSGFGIGIERTITWICGLEHLRESIPYPRMLSRLYP, translated from the coding sequence GTGGTAAGGATCAGCGCCATAGGTGCCCATGAGGGCGCTGTGGTGACCATCAAGGGCTGGCTTTACAAGAAACGCTCAAGTGGAAAGATCGTGTTTCTCCAGATCCGCGACGGCTCCGGGACCATCCAGGCCGTGGCGGTGAAATCAGAGCTCCCCGGTGAGGCCTTTGAGAAGGCATTGAAAGCCACGCAGGAGAGCTCCCTGGTGGTCACGGGCAGCGTGCGGCAGGATGCCCGAGCCCCCGGCGGCTACGAGATGACAGTCACCGACGTGGAACTCATCCAGGTGGCGGAAGATTACCCTATTACCCCCAAGGAGCATGGCGTTGACTTCCTCATGGACAACCGCCACCTTTGGCTCCGATCCTCGAAACAGCAGGCCATCATGCGGATCCGCAACGAGATCGTGAGAGCGTGCGAAGACTACCTCCAGGGCGACGGCTTCATCAGGATTGACACCCCCATCCTCACCCCTGCCGCCTGCGAGGGCACCACAACACTCTTTGAGACCGATTACTTTGACAAGAAAGCTTACCTCTCGCAGAGCGGCCAGCTTTACAATGAAGCCAACTGCATGGCCTTCGGAAAGGTCTATTGTTACGGCCCCACCTTCAGGGCTGAAAAGTCCAAGACCAGAAGGCATCTGATGGAGTTCTGGATGCTCGAGCCGGAGATGGCCTACGCTGATCTCGACGAGGACATGAGGGTCGAGGAGGAGATGCTCTCCTACGTCGTCGCCAGGGTTCTGGAGCGGCGCAGGCAGGACCTGGAAACCCTTGAGCGGAACACCTCGGCGCTTGAGAACGTGAAGGCTCCCTTCCCGAGGGTTCACTACGAGGAAGCCATAAAACTGCTGAAGTCCGAAGGCGTAGAGCTGCCCTGGGGCGAGGACCTGGGCGCCGAGCATGAGACAGTCCTCTCAAAGAAGTTTGACAGGCCCTTCTTCGTCCACCGCTACCCCGTGAAGTGCAAGGCCTTTTACATGAAGCCCGATCCCGGGCGGCCCGATCTCGCCCTCTGCGTTGACATGCTCGCGCCCGAGGGATATGGCGAGATCACAGGCGGGGGACAGCGAATTGATGATTACGGCCTTCTCAGGCAGAGAATCGAGGAGCACGGCCTCCCGATAGAAGCATACCAGTGGTACCTGGACCTTCGGAAATACGGGTCGGTGCCCCACAGCGGATTTGGTATCGGGATAGAGCGGACCATCACATGGATCTGCGGGCTGGAGCACCTCAGGGAGAGCATTCCCTATCCTAGAATGCTCTCCCGTCTTTATCCATAG